The sequence below is a genomic window from Nitrospirota bacterium.
TGATATTCCGGCTGATCTGACAACGCATTACGATGTGTGCCTCAATAGAGAAAATGTCCCTTGCAAACAGAAAGGGGGGTCAGGTCTCAACATTCAACATTTCCTGTTGTCGTTGCCATCTTTTCAGGCTTTTTCTTTCCGATTTTCTGGTGTTATTAGCAGCATTCTTGAAAGATAACCGAGGCTTGGCTATGGTCGAATGTTGAATGTTGAGACCTGACCCCTCCTTAGGCCAAGAATTATTGAGGCAATGGAGATAGGATTTCGAAGATGTTAATTTATGATTCAAGGGCTGGCCCAATCTTTCTCTCACATAGGTCAAACAAACACAGGAGCTTTTGTTCTCTGTGCCGAGTTGCCGCATTCAACCGGCCCGGGACTTGAACAATGGCATCAACTCACGTTTTTACATAGTATGGGGCAGGCATTATTCGCGGGTCGCCCCCTTATCTTCCGTTAACTTTACAAGTACCAATTAAAAGGAGGCATGAACAATGAACAAAACACTTATTAAACTCTCTACAATGATTGTTATGTTACTGATGCTCGTATCCTGCGCACATCTCAGAACCGATAGTTCATCATCAATGGTAAGTGAAAATGATATCTGCCCGGTTGATATGCCGGAATACAATCCGACACCGGCTCAGGTAGAAAAAGACAAGATACTTTCGTTACTTGCTTATGCGGTTGTATTAAAAGATTGGCAGCAGAGCAAGAGTGAAAGCAGAGGATACAACATTGGATCAGTGCTTGTGGATGAAAATGACAACATTGTATGTTGGGCAAGGAATTCCGTGAATATAACCAAAAATAATACCCAGCATGGTGAAGTCCGCCTGATGCTTAACTACCTTAATAATGTTTCGGATGTTTTCAGCCTTCCAGCTTACAAGCTTTACACGACCCTGGAGCCATGCGCCATGTGTTCGGGGATGATGACCCTCAATAAACTCTAT
It includes:
- a CDS encoding nucleoside deaminase; the encoded protein is MNKTLIKLSTMIVMLLMLVSCAHLRTDSSSSMVSENDICPVDMPEYNPTPAQVEKDKILSLLAYAVVLKDWQQSKSESRGYNIGSVLVDENDNIVCWARNSVNITKNNTQHGEVRLMLNYLNNVSDVFSLPAYKLYTTLEPCAMCSGMMTLNKLYLTVYGQKDHGYGDAIQRLELDSTSCGGFSPYPRSVISVITQADVPEMLDKAYLNSGISSITEWLATDQAKEIFNYAAQELGSYKPQYPENKEILQKALAFLQGVPEKFAGFLYDVSCPVTN